The Malus domestica chromosome 17, GDT2T_hap1 genome contains the following window.
TTTCAGCTCCAACCATTTCCCTATCATAATTTTCTTCTGAGTTCTTGGCGTTTCATCAAACAGTTGGAGTGCAACTTGGTCTAGTTGCATACCAACATGGGTACTCCATTACCTACTCCCCAATTTTTTGCTCAATATCTTGAATCCGGTGACAGCAGGCGTCAGAGGAAACATCAAATCCCTACTGAGGAGAAAGAAATCAAAGCTCAATCTGACATCAACTCCCAAGCTTTCAAGAAACCCAGAACTTCAGAAACCGTATCGAACTCGAATGCGGCCTCAGGACAGAACAAAATGTTGCCTAGCTATTACAAGACCCAACTGTGCCGTAAATTCCAAATGGGTTGTTGCTCTTCTGGGCAGAGATGTTCCTTTGCTCATGGCACCAGTGATCTCCGCAGGACTTTGCGTGATGCGCAAGGAATGGAAACTGAGAAGGGAAACTTGGCCAGGAGGACTTGGAATGGTGATCATGGAAGTTCTAATGGAGTGAGAATATGCAGGTCGTTCTTTAGATGGGGAACATGCAGTTACGGAGACAAATGCCGCTTTCGTCATGTCAATCCTGAAAATATCAGAGATAGTTCGTTCATAAGCATTTCAACTGCTGGTGGTTCTGCTCAATTTGACTGCAAGAAGTCTCTGGGTATGGATTTTGACACTACTTAGTTTAATATGTTcaaataatgattttttttcagGTTCAATGTAAATTACAATTTTCGATAGGATACCTGCATTGCATAGCTTtgctaatttttccttttgcttgtatgtgtgtgtgtgttgatcgTATGAATGCTTAGATGGTCTACACTTTGTTAGAGTATCGGTTGACTACTCATGTGCTCTAGATTCGTTTAACTTGCACTACAAGAAAAGTTGTCATAAGTAAAACCCAATTGGTTCAGTATCAGAAAATTCTGAAACCACACTCAACCTTTAGAGCTTTTTCTGTTAAGAAGGTATTGAATCACGCCAATAGGTTGGACTGCTGAAGGACTTGAACGTTAGAAGAGGCACCTGGGACATTCATCTAATGAACTAGCTATTTAGATTGCATAATGCTGAATCACTGATTGCAATTTCCTCAGTTCTTATCTCAGTTCTTATCCTTTCCAACTTGATTAATTCAAATTGATATTAGATGTGTATGATTTCATAGTGGCATCATACTTTCTTTTTCGTCTTGCTGCAGATTGGGTATATAGGTTTATACTGAGATTGTTTCTTTCTCTGTCTGGTTGTCTTGGCTTGTAATTAAAGTGGGGCAACTTCTTCATATGCTTTTATAAAAGTTGTGCGTTAGTCGTTCATACAATTTAACCACCGTCTTTTTCTATTTAGTTTTACCTGGCATTTCAAAGTGTGGCACAAATTCATCTGTAGCCGTCTCCAATGATAATTGAGAGGAGTTGATGACCCTGTAGAACCGATCATGATTCAAGAATTGCTCACTATTGACGGATGTGCAATGATTTTAAAAGAACAAATTTTGAGATGCATTGTTGTTAATTTTGCAGAACAAAGGAAGCTTTGTGGCTATACTACACCAGAATGTGGAAGTGTGCAGGCTAACAGTTTAACGGCTTATACGAGGGGCAACAATGCATCAAATCATAGGATGGGGATTGCGATTGCTTATAAACAAGGTCAAAGTACGCAGTGCAACTTAGAGTGGAACGAACTTGAGAAATTGAGTCGCATCTATGCTGATTGGATTGAAGATATGCCTCTTCTACATGGCTCATCAAGCAAAGTGGAGTGCTACTCGAGTTTAGTATGACATGTGTAAGGGAATAGATTAGTTATCTATAGATACAAGAAGCTTCTTGTAATTTCCTCTAACACCTTCCTTTTGTTAAGTGAGTGTGGGATTGACTTCGATTGCGACCTGTAGTCTAGTAAGAGGAGATGCTTCATACCCAAGAGCCTACAACGCCAGATTTTAAATATCTTGATTTTCCGTATCTCTATTGTGTAGGGATTTTAGCCGTTATCTTCCAAATTTTATGCACATTGTTATTGTAAAGACATATTTTCAGTTTACAAGATACGGTGTGGCACTCACATGAATGTAACTAGCAAAAATTAGTTTGGCTAGTGTGAACTATGTCAAATCTTATTTTCAAGTGCAGATAACCTCAGAAAATTCTCCTTTGGCTATTTGTGTTCTTGGTTCTCACACATGTGCGTctgtttgcatgcatgaatttgcaATCTTCTCGCAAACTAAAACTGTGGCGACACAACAGGGACTTAAACCCCTGTCGTGTTTGGGCCCAAGATGGCCCCTTATGGATATCTTTGGTTTCAGATTTAGTACAAGAGGTCTTAATCTTTACATGCAGAAACAGTAAAAGAAATAGAGACttatttttggatttgatgAACATCAGAATGTACATCGGTAGGCCAGTAGCCATGCTATTTGTAACAGGTATTCCATGTTCGTCTTTGGAACTGGCGCTGGTAAAGCTCCAGACGAATTTCTGTCTTTACGCTTTTGATGACCTGCACTCGAACTCCCCACCTCTAGGACGGAAAGAATcactcaaatgttgtagatatATCATCTCTGAAGAATATGAAACATGTTCATATCCTTCATATTGTGGAATATcctaatttggacgaatttgaaatgTTTTGTGCAGAACGAGCATGTAAGGATCCTCGGATGTCAATGATGACGAATCACGTGTGCTTCCTTGGCCTTCAGTTTGTACAAGATGCCGAAATCTTGGGAGAAAAATGTCCAGCGCTGAAGAAGCTGCCACTTAAAGAGGACTGAAGCATTCTACGTCACTTGGCCAACAATGGTGACCAGAGAGTCTGCTGTGAATTGTATAAAAGTAGTAGGATACATGATTTTCTTAGAGCCCAATGTGAGGTTCAACAATAACAATATACACAAAGCTCAAAATATATAGGAGCGTAGAGTGAAGTAAAAGAATCACAGAGAATGGAATTTCGAGGTTTTGAATATCCAAACAACAGCACAATATGGAATATATTATGGCATGCACCTGTATACAAGTAGAATCGTCCTCCTTGTTCTTACGTAAGGCCCTCTCGCTTTCTCACATAATTAACCATGTCTGAAGCAGGGAAGAAAAACATTTTGAGCATCTTCGTCCTCCCACTCTAAGAAAGACCACCATGCTTCATGTCCTCTGATTACAATATTGCTCCCCTCAGCACTTGCGGAGTTGAGTGGAAGCTTTCTCAGCACTGGACATGCAACTACCTTGATTTCTTTCAGGTATGGAAAGGGCAGGGGACTATCATGTATGCTACTCAGCCGTGGAAGCATACTCAAAATCAGAATGGTAAGTTTTCCAAAAGGGTTCAGTTCTTGTACCACATTTCCAACTCCACCCAGTCTTTCCAAATCGATTATTTTCTCAATATCATTGCAGGCATCTACACGTAAATGGCTGAGATTCGGAGCAAAAATGAGCCAAGTCATGTCCGTGAGATTTGGGCATCGTGATACTTCTATGAACTGAAGGCAAAGGAAGCAATTTTGTTTTATCATCATTAAATCCCAGGGATCGTTAGGTGCTCGTCCTGCCCAATCAACTTCCAATTGTTTCCAATTAGGAGTATCCCGAATATAAAGGGTATCAAGATGTTTCATATCCACCAAAGACGATATGTCTAGAAAGCTTGCTTCGTTCTTGCCATCCGAGAGCTGTAGAGTCCGAATGCGGGTCACCAATTTGTAGAATCCGATCAGTTTTTGCAAAAAAGAGCTACTCCGTACGCTCAAAGTCAAAACGTCAAGGTATTCCAAATCCTGCATTTCCTCCATCAGGGCTCCTTCACCGTCAACAAGAATTCTATCTGACGAACTACATGCTAGCATCCTCAAAACTTTTAGCATTGGAAAACTTGATATTATATTTTGTGGTACAAAATCAAGCTGATCCGTATGCTCCAAATCCAAATATTTTAGCCTCACACAAGCCTTTAATTCAATTGGCAGCTCTCTTACACCAGTTCTTGACAAATTTAGGTGTTGTAACGAAATCAGGTTGGAAATGCCAGATGGCAATTTGGTTATGTTCAGATTTTCAGACAAATCCAGAACTCGCAGAGTAGGCATATGATCGAAAAAGCCATCAGCAATCATATTCAAAGGACCTTTTCCACCTCTAAGAAATAAGGTCAACAGATTTGGAGATTTTGGTGTTTCAACTaggcttttaaaatgactaccAACCAATGATACCCTTTTAGCGTTCTTCCATTTCTTCACATGTGGTGTTCCCTGGAGACCTGCATGCACGAGGATACTCTCGTTTTCTTTCCCGCAGTCACAAGCTAACCACAATGCCATGTCACGAATTACGTCAtgcatttttacaaaatttccttcttcttccaacAAACATGCAGAAAGGAGCGTTCCTATGATATGGTAAGTCTCATTTTTCGCTACATCTACGTTAACATACTCTTCAAACATGTCCTCACACAtccaaaaatataataaatcatCTTTACTCATCCGGAAATCTTCCGGAAATAGAGCACAATATAAGAAGCATGATTTGATTGTCTCACTGGGCAGATTATCGTAACTAAATTTTAAAAGAGGAAATACCTTGTCTCCCATAGTGGAAAACTCTGAGGCAGATTCCTTTAGAACCCGAATTGCATGATTCCATTCGTGGGGTGTTTTCTTGCACGTCATGGCTTGACCAACTGTAATCGATGCAAGTGGCAAACCGTCACACTCATTTGCCACGACTTGCGCAAGTGCGGGGATATCTGGATGACTTTGAAGAGTTTCTTTGCCCACCTTCTCCTGAAACAAGGTCCATGCTTGGTTCGGCATTAGACACCTGACTTTAATCTTTATTTGAGCATCCATACAACTACATATATGCTCCAAGCGAGTCGTGAATATTATCTTCGACTTCTTCGACTTCTTATTGTCAGCTGTATCAGGAATCGCTGGATTAGGAATCCCAACTTTAATCATTTCAATCGGCTCCCATAAATCATCCAACAATAGCACAAATATCTTCTCACTCAAGAACTTGAAGATGTGTTGAGCTTTTTCATGCGGCTCTTTGTGCTTCCATTTGTCATTAACAATCCCAAGCTTTTCACCAATCTTATCTTGGAGGATTTCAAGTTTGTGGTCTTTTGAGACCACGATCCAAAGCACAAGATCAAAATGGTAAGAAGTACTAAAGGCCAAATCGTTATGGATTTTGGTAAGGAGGGTGGTCTTGCCCACCCCTCCCATTCCATATAACCCGATTGTTCCCACCTGTTCATCTTCAACATGTCTCCAGACCTGTTCAAACATCGACTCCATCCCCACTGTTGGTTCAGTAGGCATTTCATAGACTACACCTACCGGTAAGCTTTCTGTTACCACCTCTTCAAAGCTTCCCTTGCTTTTCAAGGCATCCACTTCCACCAACATTTTAAACACTTTTTTTCCGTACTTGTAGCTGGGAAAGTAGTTCTTGGAGCAGTAAACTCCGCTACATGATTTCTGAATTTCTCGATCTGCACAATTTTTAACTTCTCTGACTCGTGTCTCAAGAGTTTCCGCCTTTTTAATCCACAGTTGTACCTGGTCCAAGCGCATCATGGATGTCTGAAGCTCGGAAACCTCAACCCTTCTCACGAGATCATTCTTTAAAGCGATCAGTTCTTGCGATGATCGATCCAGAGCTTCAAGGTTTACTCCGAGCTTGCCGATGTAGTTTGCTTGTTGACTAAGGAAACCCCAGCAGCAGAAGTTAGCCGTGTGATCGCAAGGTATGGAGACTGAGAACATGTTCCCCATGGCTTGCAGGAATACTGAAAAATGAAAAGATAACTTTTGTTTGGGAGAGGAATTAGGTAAGTGTTTTGTAAACAAGATGATATGTGGAATGAATTATTTCAATGCCAGTACGTGTACGTTGTGTTAGTCGGGCTGACCAGAAACTTTAATGTCACTTTAATCAGAAGACCCAACAGTTCACTCTTAACTTCCAGATAGACTTTTTAGGATTCATGTTGTGAATTGAGTTCTGGTATCAACAAGGAAATTTCAGAAGACCCAACAATTCACTCTTGACTTCCAGATAGACTTTTTAGGATTCATGTTGTGAATTGAGTTCTGGTATCAACAAGGAAATTTCAGAAGACCCAGCAATTCACAATTCACTCTTGACTTCCAGATAGACTTTTTAGGATTCATGTTGTGAATTGAGTTCTGGTATCAACAAGGAAATTTGCAAATAGGGTTTCGTTTGAGATTTAATGTTTTATCGAGACAAGTTTCAGGTTATTTGAAATTAAAGGAATTGGATGTTTTCATTTGTTCTTTTCGCATCAAGATATATGAAAATTGTATTTGTAAAGTGAGCAACGCAATTTGGTGAAATATTCAATAAATCTAATATTGCCCATTGTAAAAGTTcagccacttaatactacggtttagtggtattcctcttcacttgtaagtgagaaatcttaggttcgattcttgccaaagatgaatttgaactacattatgaggcttagctcatcccctccccttagtgtagataatatcggttgttccaaaaataaaaaaatatggcaaAACCTGCATTACAAACACATCAGAAAAAAAAGGTACaaaaaagagtaatgctatatttatcatttatttgtatcatctttCTAATAAAGGTAAGACCCACCAAACATGTGGGTCACATCTCTATTAGATAGATGATACAAATGATGCATGAAACCAAAACTTTTGCATGTTAGATGTCTCGAACAGATGCATTTTGATGGACAAGTCTTTTTTAGATTG
Protein-coding sequences here:
- the LOC114822660 gene encoding zinc finger CCCH domain-containing protein 39-like — translated: MGTPLPTPQFFAQYLESGDSRRQRKHQIPTEEKEIKAQSDINSQAFKKPRTSETVSNSNAASGQNKMLPSYYKTQLCRKFQMGCCSSGQRCSFAHGTSDLRRTLRDAQGMETEKGNLARRTWNGDHGSSNGVRICRSFFRWGTCSYGDKCRFRHVNPENIRDSSFISISTAGGSAQFDCKKSLEQRKLCGYTTPECGSVQANSLTAYTRGNNASNHRMGIAIAYKQGQSTQCNLEWNELEKLSRIYADWIEDMPLLHGSSSKVECYSSLV
- the LOC114822468 gene encoding probable disease resistance protein At5g63020, producing the protein MGNMFSVSIPCDHTANFCCWGFLSQQANYIGKLGVNLEALDRSSQELIALKNDLVRRVEVSELQTSMMRLDQVQLWIKKAETLETRVREVKNCADREIQKSCSGVYCSKNYFPSYKYGKKVFKMLVEVDALKSKGSFEEVVTESLPVGVVYEMPTEPTVGMESMFEQVWRHVEDEQVGTIGLYGMGGVGKTTLLTKIHNDLAFSTSYHFDLVLWIVVSKDHKLEILQDKIGEKLGIVNDKWKHKEPHEKAQHIFKFLSEKIFVLLLDDLWEPIEMIKVGIPNPAIPDTADNKKSKKSKIIFTTRLEHICSCMDAQIKIKVRCLMPNQAWTLFQEKVGKETLQSHPDIPALAQVVANECDGLPLASITVGQAMTCKKTPHEWNHAIRVLKESASEFSTMGDKVFPLLKFSYDNLPSETIKSCFLYCALFPEDFRMSKDDLLYFWMCEDMFEEYVNVDVAKNETYHIIGTLLSACLLEEEGNFVKMHDVIRDMALWLACDCGKENESILVHAGLQGTPHVKKWKNAKRVSLVGSHFKSLVETPKSPNLLTLFLRGGKGPLNMIADGFFDHMPTLRVLDLSENLNITKLPSGISNLISLQHLNLSRTGVRELPIELKACVRLKYLDLEHTDQLDFVPQNIISSFPMLKVLRMLACSSSDRILVDGEGALMEEMQDLEYLDVLTLSVRSSSFLQKLIGFYKLVTRIRTLQLSDGKNEASFLDISSLVDMKHLDTLYIRDTPNWKQLEVDWAGRAPNDPWDLMMIKQNCFLCLQFIEVSRCPNLTDMTWLIFAPNLSHLRVDACNDIEKIIDLERLGGVGNVVQELNPFGKLTILILSMLPRLSSIHDSPLPFPYLKEIKVVACPVLRKLPLNSASAEGSNIVIRGHEAWWSFLEWEDEDAQNVFLPCFRHG